The Muricauda sp. SCSIO 65647 genome includes a region encoding these proteins:
- a CDS encoding tetratricopeptide repeat protein — translation MLRFKNTNEPDSVRYEAGLALAQFNMRFGADSSRATGHRLLEFTKATGNKIWEADAIKWIGITHAQQGQFSKAHEYFFKTHDLVQELDDKKGLAIINGNIGTVFYEMGNYTQAQDYILRSLKLAEELKEDRVISRALNNLGNVHYDQKNLETALEYYQRSLAIKEKMGLKNSLPFAHNNIGLIHSEMRNHELAVASFDKSVALSKEVNDLKSESRAYSNLGVEYTKIGDYAEALEYLNKSIQIKTEINDDDGLASAYVYRGKSYLFMNRFGQARDDCQKGLDMASVSGAMNLQKEACDCLGQAHKGLGNYKTSLDFNQRYTALKDSLFNKERTQEITRAEMNYAFEKKLLADSINFHKQQTAQQVAYERKLNKQNTKFYILLLVSLGAIGFFTFLYYKYRQNLKLKKVENQLLNSEIEFKKKDLTTLAVNISNNQEWAESLAERLQSLKAATGRKRQKELELLEEEIKNKIWVNKDSDDFYQKVDELSSSFYARLNERFEGLTKTEVRLCSFIKLDLNTKQIATLQNINPSSVKMSRNRLRKKLNLSPEDDLSAFLRAF, via the coding sequence TTGCTCCGATTCAAAAATACCAACGAACCAGACTCCGTTCGTTATGAAGCCGGTTTGGCATTGGCCCAATTCAACATGCGGTTTGGTGCAGACAGTTCCCGGGCAACCGGACATCGGTTATTGGAATTCACAAAAGCTACGGGAAACAAAATCTGGGAGGCAGACGCCATAAAGTGGATCGGCATTACCCATGCACAACAGGGTCAATTTTCAAAAGCCCATGAATACTTTTTCAAGACCCATGATTTGGTTCAGGAATTAGATGATAAAAAGGGTTTGGCCATCATAAACGGCAACATTGGTACCGTGTTTTACGAAATGGGCAATTATACCCAGGCCCAAGACTATATCTTGAGATCGTTGAAACTCGCAGAAGAACTGAAAGAAGACAGGGTCATATCCAGGGCATTGAACAATTTGGGCAACGTGCACTACGATCAAAAAAATCTTGAAACTGCCCTTGAATACTATCAAAGAAGCCTTGCCATAAAAGAGAAGATGGGGCTTAAAAACAGCTTGCCCTTTGCCCACAACAATATTGGCCTGATACATTCTGAGATGCGGAACCATGAGTTGGCCGTAGCCAGTTTTGACAAAAGTGTGGCCCTTTCCAAAGAAGTGAACGACTTGAAATCGGAGTCAAGGGCCTACAGCAATTTGGGCGTGGAATACACCAAGATTGGCGACTACGCCGAGGCCTTGGAGTATCTCAACAAAAGCATACAAATAAAGACCGAGATCAACGATGATGACGGTTTGGCCTCGGCCTACGTGTACAGGGGTAAGAGCTACCTGTTCATGAACCGCTTTGGCCAAGCACGTGATGATTGCCAAAAGGGGCTTGACATGGCATCGGTCTCTGGGGCCATGAACCTCCAAAAAGAGGCCTGTGACTGTTTGGGCCAAGCTCATAAAGGTTTGGGAAATTATAAGACCTCGCTCGATTTTAACCAGCGCTACACCGCATTGAAAGATTCACTGTTCAACAAAGAACGAACCCAAGAGATTACCCGTGCCGAAATGAACTATGCCTTTGAGAAGAAACTATTGGCAGACAGCATCAATTTCCATAAGCAACAGACTGCACAACAAGTAGCCTACGAACGTAAATTGAACAAACAAAATACCAAATTCTACATCTTGCTTCTTGTTAGCCTTGGGGCCATTGGGTTTTTCACCTTTCTGTATTACAAATACCGACAAAACCTAAAGTTGAAAAAAGTGGAAAACCAACTGTTGAACTCTGAAATTGAATTCAAGAAAAAGGATCTGACCACCTTGGCCGTCAATATTTCAAACAACCAAGAATGGGCCGAATCATTGGCCGAACGACTGCAATCGCTTAAAGCGGCCACCGGACGTAAACGCCAAAAAGAACTGGAGCTTTTAGAAGAGGAAATCAAGAACAAAATTTGGGTGAACAAAGACAGTGATGATTTTTACCAAAAGGTCGATGAGCTGAGCAGTTCTTTCTACGCCCGCTTGAACGAACGGTTCGAAGGGCTCACCAAAACTGAGGTTCGCCTTTGCTCTTTCATCAAGTTGGACCTGAACACCAAACAAATCGCTACACTACAAAACATCAATCCCTCATCGGTGAAAATGAGTCGAAATAGGCTCAGAAAAAAGCTGAACCTCAGTCCTGAAGATGATTTGTCAGCTTTTTTACGCGCATTTTGA
- a CDS encoding glycoside hydrolase family 3 C-terminal domain-containing protein: MKKKLVLVLKILGILLLLAGLAAFFGYRYVKATFFSFEEDYIEVTDFKELTVDGHTFMDRNANGTLDVYEDDRQSLEARVADALSQMTLEEKIHLLKGSGIASAMGQGEPGGIPGAVGTIVPTPRLGIPTVYLSDGPAGLRILPIREGEDRTHYCTAFPIATSLASTWNEDLVYEVGNAMGNEALEYGIDVILGPGANIHRHPLCGRNFEYFSEDPLLSGYMGAAIVNGIESNGIGTSVKHFVANNQETERFVNDVIVSERAMREIYLKGFEHIVKKSQPWTIMSSYNRINGTPASENPYVLTDVLRGEWGFQGLVMTDWFGGENPPAQIAAGNDLLEPGTKRQWKALAKAAENGELSEADIDRAAGRILTLIFKTKKMQRHALGNDPDLEAHAKITRNSAAEGMVLLKNDGTLPLTNIKNVALLGVTSYEFIAGGTGSGDVNEAYTVSLEEGLANAGFEINKAGKEAFDAHKSANIEGFKRPEGIEAIFSPFTPPEMSYSKEQLNKIASSSDVGILTLGRNAGEGGDRVEKDDFLLTDVEQEMIRNITEAFHAVGKKLIVVMNIGGVVETASWKDKPDAILLAWQGGQEGGNSVADILSGKVNPSGKLPMTFPVNLADHASHTNFPKNPEMMSIRGMMMNRFFPPKEKPEAEKVRDEDYTHYDEGIYVGYRHFDKEGVNVSYPFGHGLSYAAFEYGDMELDVENDTIGIAMTLKNVGKVPGKEVVQVYAEKLSSEIDRPIQELRAFAKTALLHPEVVDSLFIQIPVKDLQFWDENANGWRLERGTYAIKVAASSRDIRQVGEIEL, from the coding sequence ATGAAGAAAAAACTAGTTCTTGTATTGAAAATTTTAGGGATTTTACTGCTCTTGGCAGGGCTTGCCGCATTTTTTGGTTATCGATATGTGAAAGCTACCTTCTTCAGTTTTGAAGAGGATTACATTGAGGTGACTGATTTTAAAGAACTCACCGTTGACGGCCATACCTTTATGGACCGAAATGCGAACGGTACATTGGACGTTTATGAAGATGACCGCCAATCTTTGGAGGCACGGGTGGCCGATGCGCTTTCGCAAATGACCCTAGAAGAAAAAATACATCTGTTAAAGGGTTCTGGAATTGCCTCGGCCATGGGCCAGGGCGAACCAGGGGGCATTCCGGGAGCTGTAGGAACCATTGTTCCCACTCCTAGATTGGGTATTCCGACGGTTTATCTTTCCGATGGGCCCGCAGGTCTAAGGATCTTGCCCATTCGTGAAGGGGAAGACCGCACGCATTACTGTACTGCTTTTCCCATAGCTACCTCATTGGCCTCTACTTGGAATGAAGACTTGGTGTACGAAGTGGGGAACGCCATGGGAAATGAGGCTTTGGAATATGGTATTGACGTAATTCTGGGGCCAGGGGCGAACATTCATCGTCATCCGCTTTGCGGAAGAAATTTTGAATATTTCTCAGAAGATCCCTTACTGTCTGGCTATATGGGCGCTGCTATTGTAAACGGCATTGAAAGCAATGGAATAGGTACTTCGGTAAAGCATTTTGTGGCAAACAATCAAGAAACCGAACGATTCGTGAACGATGTGATTGTTTCTGAACGGGCGATGCGCGAGATATATTTAAAAGGCTTCGAGCATATTGTGAAAAAATCACAGCCTTGGACGATTATGTCATCGTACAACAGAATCAACGGCACCCCTGCTTCTGAAAACCCTTATGTGTTGACTGATGTTCTTCGAGGTGAATGGGGTTTTCAAGGATTGGTAATGACCGATTGGTTCGGAGGTGAAAATCCTCCTGCACAAATTGCTGCGGGCAATGACCTGTTGGAACCAGGTACGAAACGGCAATGGAAAGCATTGGCCAAAGCCGCGGAAAACGGAGAATTGTCCGAAGCGGACATAGATCGGGCGGCAGGCCGCATACTCACCTTGATTTTCAAGACCAAGAAGATGCAGCGCCATGCCCTTGGCAACGATCCAGATCTGGAAGCACATGCCAAAATCACACGAAACTCAGCCGCTGAAGGCATGGTCTTGCTAAAAAATGATGGAACATTGCCTTTGACCAATATCAAGAACGTGGCCCTGTTGGGCGTTACTTCTTATGAATTCATTGCCGGAGGCACGGGGTCGGGTGATGTGAATGAAGCGTATACGGTTTCATTGGAGGAAGGTTTGGCCAATGCCGGTTTTGAAATCAACAAAGCGGGCAAAGAAGCTTTTGATGCCCACAAAAGTGCCAATATAGAAGGTTTTAAGAGGCCCGAAGGAATAGAAGCGATTTTCAGCCCCTTTACCCCGCCAGAAATGAGTTATTCAAAAGAACAGCTCAACAAGATTGCCTCCAGTTCAGATGTGGGAATTTTGACCTTGGGAAGAAATGCCGGGGAAGGGGGAGACCGTGTCGAAAAAGACGATTTTCTTTTGACTGATGTCGAGCAAGAAATGATACGCAATATCACCGAAGCCTTTCATGCCGTGGGGAAAAAACTGATCGTTGTAATGAACATTGGGGGGGTCGTTGAAACTGCTTCATGGAAAGATAAACCTGATGCAATACTACTGGCATGGCAAGGAGGACAAGAAGGAGGCAATTCCGTTGCCGATATTTTAAGCGGAAAGGTAAACCCCAGTGGTAAGCTTCCCATGACCTTTCCCGTGAACTTGGCCGATCACGCCTCACATACCAATTTTCCGAAGAACCCTGAAATGATGAGTATTCGGGGAATGATGATGAATCGTTTTTTTCCGCCCAAGGAAAAACCGGAAGCCGAAAAAGTACGTGATGAAGATTATACCCATTACGATGAGGGAATCTATGTTGGCTATCGCCATTTTGATAAAGAAGGGGTAAATGTTTCCTATCCTTTTGGGCATGGACTTTCCTATGCCGCATTTGAATATGGTGACATGGAATTGGATGTAGAAAATGATACCATTGGCATTGCCATGACCTTAAAAAATGTAGGTAAGGTTCCCGGTAAAGAAGTTGTACAGGTGTATGCCGAAAAGCTAAGTTCAGAAATCGACCGGCCAATACAAGAATTGAGGGCTTTTGCCAAGACAGCTCTATTGCATCCAGAAGTTGTTGATAGCCTTTTTATACAGATTCCGGTCAAAGACCTGCAGTTCTGGGATGAAAATGCGAACGGCTGGAGATTGGAGAGAGGAACTTACGCCATCAAAGTGGCCGCGTCATCAAGGGATATCAGACAAGTAGGTGAAATCGAGTTATAG
- a CDS encoding NmrA family transcriptional regulator, whose protein sequence is MKNNVLVLGGTGKTGRRIVERLNNLGHNVRIGSRGASPSFDWHNPAGWPAVLEGMEKVYITYQPDLAVPGAKEAITALTKVAQEKGVRKLVLLSGKGEVEAQHCEQIVLNSGIDTTIIRASWFNQNFSESFFLEPIQQGVVALPQAHLGAPYVDANDLADAAIEVLLNEGHNGQIYELTGPRLLNFKEITEIIAEATGRDLQFIPITLAEYVEAMKEMELPEDVIWLIEYLFTHVLDNPDNQLVTNDIEKLLGRRPVDFSEYVAETVKTGIWNKVVEV, encoded by the coding sequence ATGAAAAACAATGTTTTAGTATTGGGAGGAACAGGAAAAACAGGAAGACGCATCGTAGAGCGTTTGAACAATTTGGGGCACAACGTTCGCATTGGCTCCAGAGGGGCAAGCCCATCATTTGATTGGCACAATCCGGCTGGCTGGCCTGCCGTTTTGGAAGGGATGGAAAAAGTCTACATTACCTACCAGCCCGACTTGGCCGTGCCCGGTGCCAAAGAAGCCATTACAGCTTTGACCAAAGTGGCCCAAGAAAAAGGGGTACGGAAACTGGTCTTGCTCTCGGGCAAGGGCGAAGTAGAGGCCCAGCACTGTGAGCAAATTGTGTTGAATTCAGGCATAGACACCACTATCATTCGAGCGAGCTGGTTTAACCAGAATTTTAGTGAAAGCTTTTTCTTAGAGCCCATTCAACAGGGGGTGGTGGCCTTGCCCCAAGCCCACCTAGGAGCTCCTTATGTAGATGCCAATGATTTGGCCGATGCCGCGATAGAAGTGTTACTGAATGAAGGTCATAACGGCCAGATTTATGAACTTACGGGTCCCCGGCTATTGAACTTTAAGGAAATAACCGAGATCATTGCCGAGGCTACAGGGCGAGACCTGCAATTCATTCCGATTACGTTGGCTGAATATGTGGAAGCTATGAAAGAGATGGAATTGCCCGAAGATGTCATTTGGTTGATTGAATATCTGTTCACCCATGTTTTAGATAACCCAGACAACCAACTAGTGACCAACGACATTGAGAAATTGTTGGGAAGAAGACCGGTTGACTTCTCCGAGTACGTTGCGGAAACGGTCAAAACAGGTATTTGGAACAAGGTCGTCGAGGTATAA
- a CDS encoding VOC family protein, translating to MTKNNFVFADLSTYELKTAQQFYANVFDWEYVTEDDLYHLATYQGKEISGLYETPQKFKDMNMPSFWMGYIQVENVQETVAKARAFGGIIELVDTENAIGDIALIRDPLGAGFTVYEGNQLASRYENAENALVWNELFISDLKKVQPFYEGVFSWSISPGNNHRHFILDSKEKQIGAIQEVSNELKGKYEYWGVFFAVDNVATTKQRVLQNGGSLIFEDENFTALADPFGAFFHVVPLEKNSTVTRKDRSKKSFKWKAMLGLGLILVYFITGWPWIWALFFAFWVYMDLRSGYTHLFEPVQKKQNPLLYWIVVAMWAFLGVYSVLYYTDPQWFYA from the coding sequence ATGACCAAAAATAATTTCGTATTCGCCGATCTCTCTACATATGAGCTAAAAACTGCCCAGCAATTCTATGCAAACGTTTTTGATTGGGAGTATGTCACTGAAGACGACCTATATCATTTAGCGACCTATCAAGGCAAAGAAATCTCTGGGCTCTATGAAACCCCACAAAAGTTCAAGGATATGAACATGCCCTCTTTTTGGATGGGGTATATTCAGGTCGAGAATGTTCAAGAGACCGTTGCAAAGGCCAGGGCTTTCGGTGGTATTATCGAATTGGTCGATACCGAAAATGCCATTGGGGATATCGCCCTTATTCGTGATCCCTTGGGTGCGGGCTTTACGGTATATGAAGGAAATCAACTGGCCAGTCGATATGAAAATGCCGAAAATGCTTTGGTCTGGAACGAGCTGTTCATTTCAGACCTGAAAAAAGTACAACCCTTTTACGAAGGTGTCTTTAGTTGGTCCATTTCGCCTGGTAATAACCATCGCCATTTCATACTAGATTCCAAAGAAAAACAAATCGGGGCCATTCAAGAAGTCAGTAACGAGCTAAAGGGCAAATATGAATATTGGGGTGTTTTCTTCGCCGTTGACAATGTAGCGACCACTAAGCAAAGGGTATTGCAAAACGGTGGCTCATTAATCTTTGAAGATGAAAATTTTACGGCGCTGGCCGACCCTTTTGGAGCATTTTTTCATGTGGTTCCATTGGAAAAAAACAGTACGGTTACCAGAAAGGATAGGTCAAAAAAGTCTTTTAAGTGGAAAGCTATGCTTGGCTTGGGACTCATTCTTGTTTACTTTATCACAGGATGGCCGTGGATATGGGCCCTATTTTTTGCCTTTTGGGTGTATATGGATTTGCGTTCGGGTTATACCCACCTATTTGAACCGGTTCAAAAAAAGCAAAACCCCCTACTGTATTGGATCGTGGTCGCCATGTGGGCCTTTTTGGGAGTGTACAGCGTTTTATACTATACCGATCCGCAGTGGTTTTATGCATAA
- a CDS encoding AraC family transcriptional regulator translates to MVRDIININDFIILVEEANSDKVIIDSCKFDEPLIAVAFYGSGNVHLSMNYGDQKAQYDNTKGLAISFYADTTVDCVHTVSPKKPLQCILIATAPKNLQNLPNGEGELFTDLLEHLVNPSDSYVEGPRFFMTPEMEQIVNNIFGNQYEGKAKMMFFRSQITALLSHFFWQLSTLETQAIKATEREKLFQAKEILSQNLDTPPSLAELSRQIGLNTFRLKKDFKELFGVPVFKYLQNERMVKAHDLIRSNQATVQEAAWHVGYDSLSSFSNAFTKKFGFRPSEIRK, encoded by the coding sequence ATGGTACGCGACATCATCAACATCAACGATTTTATCATTTTGGTAGAGGAGGCCAACTCAGACAAGGTCATCATCGACTCTTGTAAATTTGACGAGCCTTTGATCGCCGTTGCCTTTTATGGTTCGGGCAATGTACACTTGAGCATGAACTATGGTGACCAAAAAGCGCAATACGACAATACCAAGGGTTTGGCCATTTCATTCTATGCCGATACCACTGTTGATTGCGTGCATACGGTTTCGCCAAAAAAGCCACTGCAATGCATCTTGATTGCCACAGCACCAAAAAACCTACAGAACCTTCCCAATGGTGAGGGTGAACTCTTTACCGATCTGTTGGAACATTTGGTCAATCCTTCAGATTCGTATGTTGAGGGGCCCCGTTTTTTCATGACGCCCGAAATGGAACAGATTGTCAACAATATTTTTGGCAATCAATATGAGGGCAAGGCCAAGATGATGTTTTTCCGCAGTCAGATAACAGCTCTGTTATCACATTTTTTCTGGCAATTGTCCACCTTAGAGACCCAAGCCATCAAAGCCACCGAGCGTGAAAAGCTTTTTCAGGCAAAGGAAATACTATCGCAAAATCTCGATACGCCCCCCTCACTGGCCGAACTTTCACGACAGATAGGGTTGAATACCTTTAGGCTCAAAAAAGACTTCAAAGAACTATTTGGCGTACCTGTCTTCAAATACCTGCAAAACGAACGTATGGTCAAGGCCCATGATCTCATTAGAAGCAATCAAGCGACCGTACAAGAGGCAGCGTGGCATGTGGGCTACGATAGCTTGAGTTCTTTTTCCAACGCTTTCACCAAAAAATTCGGGTTTCGTCCCAGTGAAATACGAAAATAG
- a CDS encoding DUF1772 domain-containing protein, translated as MEISTSNLTLFTATLLIGLTAGLCFTWGNAVTPGIGQLDDLGYLQAFQKMNRSIENPLFFAVFFGSFLVGIVAMVTNKGVSPEHFRLVTVAIGIYFLGVVLVTVFGNVPLNQLLDKTDFANSSLEELQALRERFERPWNRFHIIRIITATVSFALLIIAGINK; from the coding sequence ATGGAAATTTCAACAAGCAATCTGACCCTTTTCACGGCAACACTATTAATCGGACTTACGGCCGGACTGTGTTTCACATGGGGAAACGCCGTAACCCCTGGTATTGGACAATTGGACGATCTAGGGTACCTACAGGCCTTTCAAAAAATGAATAGGAGTATTGAGAACCCTTTGTTCTTTGCGGTGTTCTTCGGGTCTTTTTTGGTGGGAATCGTGGCTATGGTAACCAACAAAGGGGTGTCGCCAGAGCATTTCAGATTGGTCACTGTCGCAATCGGAATCTATTTTTTGGGCGTGGTCTTGGTCACCGTCTTTGGCAACGTTCCGCTAAACCAACTATTGGATAAGACCGATTTCGCCAATAGTTCCTTGGAAGAATTGCAGGCCTTACGGGAACGGTTTGAGCGACCTTGGAACCGCTTTCACATCATCAGAATCATCACGGCAACGGTATCATTTGCCTTGCTCATCATCGCAGGAATAAATAAGTAA
- a CDS encoding methyltransferase family protein encodes MKKILMFTYSIVAYLIAFGSILFWIASVGNLVPAIGIDQEPQMSTLWAILNNLLLISLFGVQHSVMARKWFKELFIRYFPRPIERSTFVLISGLLLFNLVYNWQPIGGQIWRVEPDSVLFYVLYGLFFVGWAILFISSFLINHFDLFGLRQTFLELMGKPYTQLKFRVTLFYKYVRHPLYFGMLLGMWATPNMTVTHLAFAIAISAYVIVGTLFEEKDLMNEFGDTYKAYQAKKPMLIPFTKWRKRVNQSPMVKEELK; translated from the coding sequence ATGAAGAAAATTTTAATGTTTACGTATTCTATCGTTGCCTATCTGATCGCATTCGGATCCATCCTTTTCTGGATCGCTTCGGTGGGCAACCTCGTTCCAGCAATTGGAATTGACCAAGAACCTCAAATGTCTACCTTGTGGGCAATTTTGAACAACCTGTTGTTGATTTCCTTATTCGGGGTGCAGCACAGCGTTATGGCCAGAAAATGGTTCAAAGAACTGTTCATCCGTTATTTCCCCAGACCGATTGAGCGAAGCACCTTTGTGTTGATCTCTGGGCTATTACTCTTTAACCTGGTATACAACTGGCAGCCGATCGGCGGCCAAATATGGCGGGTCGAACCTGACAGCGTTTTGTTTTATGTGCTCTATGGGCTATTCTTTGTGGGTTGGGCCATATTGTTCATCAGTTCTTTTTTGATCAACCATTTTGATTTATTCGGATTGCGCCAAACTTTTCTGGAGTTGATGGGAAAACCGTACACCCAGTTAAAATTTAGAGTGACACTATTCTACAAATATGTGCGCCATCCGCTATACTTTGGTATGCTCTTGGGCATGTGGGCCACCCCGAACATGACGGTTACCCATCTCGCTTTTGCCATTGCCATTTCGGCATATGTGATCGTCGGAACCCTTTTCGAAGAAAAAGACCTCATGAACGAGTTTGGAGATACGTACAAGGCATATCAGGCCAAAAAACCAATGCTCATCCCCTTTACCAAATGGAGAAAAAGGGTGAACCAAAGCCCAATGGTAAAAGAAGAATTAAAATAA
- a CDS encoding NUDIX hydrolase encodes MEIQKILENGTEYFLPNLSIDLVIIGYKGGVLKCLLLKLGSKWVLPGGYIKKEESVDTAVSRILKERTGLEDPHFKFLSVFGAADRQFEQEFKQYFDNKGLPWREDYWINGRFVTLAHYSLVDIDNTHPVPGEFDEAVDWFPFEELPELWLDHKTIVETARNRLKEDSKNELLTYNLLPKEFTMPQLHRLHQAILQQNLDRSRFQKKMLATGRFERLPKIKKETPGSNPYQYRLKAK; translated from the coding sequence ATGGAAATCCAAAAAATTCTAGAAAACGGTACCGAATATTTCTTGCCCAACCTCTCTATAGATTTGGTGATCATTGGTTACAAGGGAGGAGTTTTAAAATGTCTTTTGCTCAAATTGGGAAGCAAATGGGTTTTGCCCGGGGGGTATATCAAAAAAGAAGAGTCTGTTGACACAGCGGTTTCGCGCATACTCAAAGAGAGAACCGGCTTAGAAGATCCCCATTTCAAGTTCTTGTCGGTTTTTGGGGCCGCTGATCGTCAATTCGAGCAAGAGTTCAAGCAGTATTTTGACAATAAGGGCCTACCCTGGCGAGAAGACTATTGGATCAATGGCCGTTTTGTGACCTTGGCGCATTACTCTTTGGTCGACATCGACAATACCCATCCCGTACCCGGTGAGTTTGATGAGGCCGTAGACTGGTTTCCGTTTGAAGAATTGCCCGAACTGTGGCTAGATCATAAGACCATTGTCGAAACCGCACGCAATCGTCTTAAAGAGGACAGCAAAAATGAACTCCTCACCTATAACCTCTTGCCCAAAGAATTTACCATGCCCCAACTGCACCGTCTGCACCAGGCCATTCTGCAGCAAAACCTAGACCGCAGCCGTTTTCAAAAAAAGATGCTGGCCACGGGCCGATTTGAACGCTTGCCCAAAATCAAAAAAGAAACACCGGGCAGCAATCCTTACCAATACCGATTAAAGGCAAAATAA
- a CDS encoding DUF5367 family protein translates to MKIVRAIWVGVLIWFLGVLSFSISFYIPVMENTEQQANLILFIAIVPIVWLGSSLYYGKGIDTHGLKTGITFFFIAAALDALITVPMLVIPYGGSHYEFFTDIGFWLIGLEFVSTTVLYWYFKIKRTREFI, encoded by the coding sequence ATGAAAATAGTAAGAGCAATTTGGGTAGGAGTCTTGATTTGGTTTTTGGGCGTCCTTTCATTTTCAATCTCCTTCTACATACCCGTGATGGAGAATACGGAACAGCAGGCCAATTTGATACTGTTCATAGCGATTGTTCCAATTGTTTGGTTGGGGTCGTCATTGTACTATGGTAAAGGGATCGATACCCATGGACTCAAAACCGGAATCACTTTTTTCTTCATAGCGGCCGCATTGGATGCCCTAATCACCGTACCCATGCTGGTCATACCCTACGGGGGCAGTCATTACGAATTCTTTACCGATATCGGTTTCTGGCTGATCGGGCTTGAGTTTGTAAGCACGACGGTCTTGTACTGGTATTTCAAAATTAAAAGAACACGAGAGTTTATTTAA
- a CDS encoding adenylate/guanylate cyclase domain-containing protein, giving the protein MPLPVDLFEKENDLFEKDNFGSMAKKFMVLKNPFSKRRWRILRFFIIGWTLSFLFLAIVRGVGTEEQGQLQFSFGFSIKVALTLGPIMGLVSGLAQIIIEERIYKYLPIQRLLFIRFIYASLFIMVLIVAAYGVYQLYIGTDMGIWDFARDDGSAAIYFYVIFVDFFLSVLRQVNLMLGEGNLMKLLRGKFYTPREEARIFMFLDLQSSTNLAERLGHIQYSQLIQDCFNDLGIAVESGAEIYQYVGDEAVLTWPLQEGLQNQNCLRTFYGFKELLKKNGAYYRTKYECEPFFKAGIHAGVVTVTEVGKYKKEIAYHGDTINTAARIQGQCNFFNEELLMSEYLKNQLNTKAFIFKPIGSVPLKGKKEDVPICSVSSNS; this is encoded by the coding sequence TTGCCCCTACCGGTAGATTTGTTCGAAAAGGAGAATGATTTGTTCGAAAAGGATAACTTTGGGTCTATGGCCAAAAAATTCATGGTATTGAAAAACCCCTTTAGCAAACGCAGGTGGCGAATACTTCGCTTTTTCATTATTGGCTGGACCTTATCTTTTCTCTTCTTGGCCATAGTGCGGGGTGTAGGTACCGAAGAACAGGGCCAGCTTCAGTTCAGTTTTGGTTTCAGCATTAAAGTTGCCCTCACCTTGGGGCCCATTATGGGGTTGGTTTCCGGTCTTGCGCAGATCATCATTGAAGAACGCATATACAAATACCTGCCCATTCAACGGCTATTGTTCATCCGCTTTATCTACGCCTCCCTTTTTATCATGGTATTGATCGTCGCGGCATATGGGGTCTATCAACTGTATATCGGAACAGATATGGGCATATGGGACTTTGCCCGTGATGATGGGAGTGCCGCTATTTATTTTTATGTGATTTTCGTGGACTTCTTTCTGTCCGTTTTGCGGCAGGTCAACCTGATGCTTGGCGAAGGAAATTTAATGAAATTGCTCCGCGGGAAATTTTATACCCCAAGGGAAGAAGCTCGAATTTTTATGTTTTTGGATCTGCAATCCTCCACCAATTTAGCCGAGCGGCTGGGCCATATACAATACAGTCAGCTTATACAGGACTGTTTTAACGATTTGGGCATTGCTGTGGAAAGTGGTGCCGAAATCTATCAATATGTGGGTGATGAAGCGGTTTTGACCTGGCCATTGCAAGAAGGGCTTCAAAATCAAAATTGTCTTAGAACGTTTTATGGTTTCAAAGAACTGCTGAAAAAGAATGGCGCCTATTATCGTACCAAATATGAGTGTGAGCCTTTTTTTAAAGCCGGTATCCATGCCGGTGTGGTCACCGTGACCGAGGTGGGCAAGTACAAAAAGGAAATCGCCTATCATGGCGATACCATTAATACGGCGGCCAGGATACAGGGGCAATGCAACTTTTTTAATGAGGAATTGCTTATGTCAGAATACCTTAAAAATCAATTGAATACCAAAGCTTTTATCTTTAAGCCCATAGGAAGCGTACCGCTAAAGGGTAAAAAAGAAGACGTGCCCATATGCTCTGTTTCATCAAATTCATGA